ATCGTCAACAACAGCGATTTAAAACACAACAATTTCATCCTGGCTATAATACCGGTGAGCAACTCTATTTTTTGGGGAACGCTTATAGGCTGATTAATTTCTCGCAAAGCACAGGCTCCAAAGTTAGTCGAGTAAATGACGCTATACACTGTTATGCCAGAAGGGATGCAACCCGTGAAGAGAGAGAAAAACTGATTCAAGCCTGGCACAGACAAGAGATGAAAGCACTACTGCCAATATTAATTCATCACTGGGAACCTGTTTTAGGGGTTCAGGTAAAAAACTGGGGCATTAAAAACATGAAAACACGCTGGGGATCGTGTAATATTCGCGCACATCGTATTTGGTTAAATTTGCGCTTGATGACAAAACCCATTGCATGTCTTGAATATGTTGTTGTTCATGAAATGGTTCATCTTTTGGAAAAAAATCATAACAAGCGATTTTATGCGTTAATGGATAGATTTTTGCCAGATTGGCGACAACGCCAAACGTTATTAGAGCAATATTAGTTTTATTTTAAAAGTCAGTGCAATGAAAAATAGAAACACCCTTGAAGATGATATTCACCAGTTTGGTTTCCACATCGTTGATAATTTTCTTGAACCCTCACATTTTCAAGCTTTAAGAGCGATGGCTGAATCTTTTTATCATGGAGGCCAGTTTAGACAGGCTAAAATAGGGCAACTGCAAACTGCCGTCCGTAATGATTCAATCAGAACAGATCAGATTTGCTGGCTCGATGAACCTCAGGATAATCCGGCAACTACTGCTTTTCTTACAAAAATTAAAGAAATTGCACACCGGCTGAATCAACGATTTTTTTTAGGTCTCATTGAATTTGAAATGCATTTTTCAATTTATCAACCAGGGAACTTTTATAGAAAACACGTTGATCAGTTTGCTACCACAAAAAACAGACGTATTTCTTGTGTCTATTATCTGAATGAGAGGTGGGAACAGGAATTCGCTGGCGAGTTAATACTTTATAATTGTGACAATTATTACCTTACAAGTATTCTGCCAGAGGGTAATCGCTTTGTATGTTTTACCAGCGATTTACCCCATGAAGTCCGTGAAACAAAAGCAACTCGCTACAGCCTCACTGGATGGATAAAAAGCAGGGCCATTGGCTAATTGACTAAATGGTGCCTGTTAAGTTACCTAGTTTATCGGTCAATTTCACATTCTCAGAATAATCCACTGGACAATCAATAAGAACGAGCTCATTGCTAGCCAGAGCTGATTTTAGTGTTGGTAATAAATCCTTAGCCGCTTTAATGCTATAAGCTTTAATGCCAAAGCTTTCTGCATATTTTACAAAATCAGGATTGCTAAATGTCACATGAGCTGAATGACCAAACTCCAGATCCTGTTTCCATTGAATAAGACCATAGGCTTCATCCCGCCAAATTAAAATCACAAAAGGAATGTTTTCCCGCTTGGCCGTTTCGATTTCTTGCGAATTCATCAAAAAAGAACCATCACCCATTACCGCAACTACTTTTCTTTCGGAATGAACCAATTTGGCAGCAATGGCTCCCGGCAAAGTGAATCCCATCGTAGCCAGGCTATTAGAGATAATGCAGGTATTGGATTGATAACAGGGATAAAGACGTGCCATCCACATTTTTAGCGCGCCGGTATCACAAAGCACAATATCGGAATCGGCCATGGCTTTGCGTAGATCAGCAATAATTCGCTGTGGTTTTAACGGGAAAGCCTCATCTTGTTCATGATCGGTGATTTCCTGTTCAAGCATGGCACGCAAGGCTTGCGTATCTTTTGTGCGATGGTCATGAGGCTTAATTTCCTTTGCCAGAGCATCCAGGGCAGCAGTGATACTCCCTTCAATTCCTACTGCTAATGAATAATGACTATCTACTTCCGCTACAATCCCATGAATGTGAATAATTTTTTTATTAGCTTCTGGATTCCATGATTTTGGTGAATACTCAACGAGATCATAGCCAACGGTAATAACCACATCTGCTTCGTCAAAACCAAAATTACTGTAGTCGTGTCTCATAAATCCAATGGTGCCAATGACTAGCGGATTATCGGCAGAAACCACTCCTTTTGCCATAAACGTAGTGGCCACAGGAATTTTAGTTTGATTAATGAAGCGCGTTAATGCCTCTTCCGCCTGATGACGATAAACACCTGCACCTGCCAAAACAATGACTCTTTCCGCTCGATTAATATAATCAGCTGCTTTTTTTATTTGATCCAAATTAGGCATGGTTTGTTTCGGCCATTGAGGTTTTAGCGGCTGACCTGAGGTTCTTTGTTTGGCAACATCCTCAGGCAGAATTAAAGCAACAGCACCACGTCGTTCTGATTGTGCTAACTTAAATGCCTTACGTATCAGTTCAGGAGCAACGGAAGGCAAAGAAATCATGGCATTCCATTTAGTCACTGGAGCAAATAATCGATTCAAATCAATGATCTGATGAGATTCTTTGTTTAATCGGTCCAAAGAAGCTTGCGCCGCAATAGCAATCAGTGGCGAACTATCCAAATTGGCATCTGCTGTCCCTAATAAAAGATTAATTGCTCCTGGACCTAATGTCGCGAGACAAACTCCTGGTTTTCCTGTTAATCGCCCATAGATATCAGCCATAAAAGAAGCAGCCTGTTCATGGCGTGTTAAAATGAAACGAATTTTTTTGGAACTGGAAAGCGCTTCGATAAAATCAATATTTTCTTCTCCAGGCAATCCAAAAATATATTCAACACCCTCCTCTTCCAAACATTTAACCATTAAATGAGCAACATTCGTGGTATTTTGCGTTTTCATTTTATCATTCCTTGTATGACATCATCTTGATGCTTTGCATAGTGTCCTTTTAAAATTTTAGATGTTGTCTTAACTTTTACAACTCCCAAGATTATTTGTGGGTTTAATTTCTCGTGTATAATCTAGATTTTTCCTGCCAATAAATCTTATGCACGCCCTGGAAATTAAGCAATTACGAAAAATTTATGCGAATGGTATTGAGGCTCTCAAAGGCATTAATTTAGCAGTAAAAAAAGGAGATTTTTTCGCATTGCTGGGAGCCAATGGTGCCGGGAAATCAACAACTATAGGTCTCATTTCAACTCTACTGACCAAAACATCAGGCAAGATTTTTATTCATGGCTATGATCTTGATGAGAATTCGGAAGCCGCCAAATCTTGCTTAGGGCTGGTTCCGCAAGAATTTAACTTAAATATATTTGAAACTTGCCAACAAATCCTTATTAATCAGGGGGGATTTTATGGTATTGGCCAAAAGAAGGCTAGCCTACGTGCTGAATCGTTGCTACAACAATTAGGTTTGTGGGAAAAAAGAAATGCTATCGTCAGACATTTATCGGGGGGAATGAAGCGTCGATTAATGATTGCACGGGCATTAATTCATCAACCTAAAGTTTTAATTCTTGATGAACCAACAGCCGGAGTTGATATAGAAATTCGCCGCAGTATGTGGGATTTTCTAACCCGTACCAATGAAGAAGGAACCACTATCATTTTGACCACTCATTATTTGGAAGAGGCTGAACAACTCTGTAAACACATTGCCATCATTGATCAAGGACAAATTGTTGAAAATACCTCCATGAAAAATTTATTAAAATCTCTCACTCATCAAACGTTTATTTTTAATACCTTAACTCCCATTCAGGAACTCCCTCAGATGAAACCCTTTGTTGTTACTTTAATTGATAATAATACCTTTGAATTACGCGTAGATAATCAATGGTCTCTGAATGAGGTATTTGCTGAACTTACCAAGCATGGGCTTACCATTCAAAGCATGCGTAATAAAACAAATCGCTTGGAAGAGCTTTTTCTGGATCTTATTAATCATGGCCATTAAAACCCAAACTATAGCACTCTATACGCTCGTAAAACGCGAACTGGTCAGAATGTTTCGTATAGCGAGTCAGGTTTTTCTTCCGCCTGTTATCACAACAGCCTTATATTTTCTAATTTTTGGCAGTCTTATCGGTCAACGTATTGGTTCCATACAGGGAGTTAGTTACCCTGAATTTATCGCACCTGGTTTAATCATGATGTCTGTCATCACTAACGCTTACAGTAATGTTTCTACTTCCTTATTTAGTGTGCGTTTTCAAAAAAGCGTGGAGGAAATGTTAGTGAGTCCCATGCATAATGGTCTTTTGTTGTTGGGCTATGTTTTGGGTGGCGTATTAAGGGGATTTATTGTTGCTATTCTGGTTTTTATAGTCTCTTGTTTTTTCTTACCCATTAATTTTACCCATTTGACACTTAGCATCATTGTTGTCCTATTGGTATCAGCACTCTTTTCTCTAGCTGGCTTTACTAATGCAATGGTAGCCCGTAATTTTGATGATGTGATGATTATCCCAACCTTTGTTCTCGCGCCATTAACCTATTTAGGAGGGGTATTTTATGCCACTGACATGCTTTCTCCCTTTTGGCGTACCATTTCACATTTTAATCCCATCCTTTACATGGTCAATGCCTTGCGTTACGCCATGATTGGTCAACAAGAAGTAAATATCTTGACCGCAATGGTCATTATTTGCATAATAGTGATTTTACTCGCTGCTCTAAACATGATTTTGCTGAACAAGGGAGTCGGCTTGCGAGATTAACTGTTGAGGTTATTATGACTGTTGATTTACTTGAGAACTACATTCATAGGTTGAACTTGCTTATCAATCAGGAAAATAATAAAGAACTGGTATCATTAACAAAAGAGTTGCTTGAACAACTGCGCTGCATCACCTCTATTTCAAACTTGCAGAAAGCACTTAACAGGTTCTCTGCCTCTATAGGTACTTATTCAACCTCTCAAGTAGCACGTCAAATTAGTAAGTGGGAAAACGAGTTGCAAGAATTGCAACTCCTTGAGAAAGCAGTTTTAGACAAGTTTCCCGCTTTAACCTTTAGAGAAGAGGTTCAATCTTTTAAAAGAGTGCTGGAAAAGATTTTTGCTCGCGAAGATTATCTTTTTCATGCTCGTGCCAAAAGTTTATTGAGCTATCTCAATGATGAGGCTCTCCAGGTCACCTTGGATTATCTTAATGACTTATCGACAGGAGTGACCTCTGCCTCAGCTATTTTAGGAACCTTTGATCAATCGCCTTCTTTGAGCCGAAAACACACAGCTTGTAAATATTTGTTAACAAAAAATTCAATTAATTTTAATGAAAAGAACAGTAAACAAGTGCTAGCGAATAATATTTTACAATCTGCCCTACTGATTTATCAGGATATGCAGTCTGAGCCCAAACAGGAAGTTAAACAATCAAGCCCATGCATTTTAATTTAAGAATGCAATATTTAAAAGCTGTACTTTTCCAGAGCATAGGTTAGCGTCAGGGCAAGATCATCCTATTTTGAATTAATTTCACACGATTATCTTGCACAAATTACCGTCATCCTGCAAAGCCCGTCATCCTGAGCAAAGCCCGTCATCCTGAGCAAAGCGAAGGATCCCCAGCAGATAAAATCCCGCTCTTTGAACGAAGAGCTCCTTCGCTTTGCTCAGGAAGACGCCTTGTTGCTTATAATTTAGATAAAGTATGATTTTGCCCTGAGGTTAGCGTAGCGCTTAATTATTTTATACAAGCAGGTGTTTTTTTTCTTTGTTTAGAATGCTGTGGCTTTTGTTATTCTGTGTTTATCCTGTGTATCATTGTTGGAATAAATCGCATCAATTATACTTAGTCATTTTCGCCAACCAACAATTGATGTGAATATAGACAAGAACATTGCCGCCATCTATGTAGCAAAACCAGAGTTTCTTAATACATTGTGCGAAGAATTAGGCGAGGTAACGGCGATTATTGAAGATTTAATTTTCTCACCCCGTAAACACCTTAAAGCATGTTTTGCTCAGGATATCTGGCTAGAGCCTAAGCTGGTAAAATTTCAATCCATTTCCGAGGCCGTCAAGATTCTGCGACAAGCGGGTAAATTCTGGTATTTACATCCCATCAGCCAAATCAGACGCTCCCGTTTAATCGAAGCGCAATTGCGTCAATATCCGCCTCTTGAGCGTCATTTTCCCATTGCTGAAATTCCCTCAATCGGTTGCTTTAGTCTTTTGGATCAGCACACGCTGGTTTATAGTAATCAGCGCATAAAGAAATGGCCACAGGGGCAATGCTTTTTTATCGAAGACAAAATAAACCCACCTAATCGGGCCTATTTAAAGCTTTGGGAAGCGTTAACTCTGCTAGAGAAATACCCTAAACAGGGAGAGTGGGCTTTGGATTTAGGAGCCTCGCCTGGTGGCTGGACTTATGTCGTACAATCTTTAGGTGCTAAAGTCACAGCCATCGATAAAGCACCTTTGGATGCCAAAATCGCCAAACTTCCAGGTGTCAATTTTTTACAACAAAGCGCTTTCGCGCTTGAGCCAGCCCATGTTGAGAGGAGCTATGACTGGGTTTTCTCTGACATTGCTTGCTATCCTGAACGTGCCTATACACTGATAAATAAATGGATAGAATCAGGAAAGGCCAGACAGTTAATTTTTACCATTAAATTGCAAGGCAAAACTGATCTCGCGTCTATTAAACCCTTTCAGGCCATCCCCAATTCCTACGTCACTCAGTTATTTTATAACAAACACGAGACCACATTTTTTTATCCAGCGCCTTCTTTTATCTTGATGAAACAAACGGAAGCAAGGGCGCAATAATGATAATTCAGCAAATCAGCCTAAGCAATCAAGAAAAAAAATGGCTACATGAGCAGCGAGTGACGCGTTTAACTGATAACAAAGAGGTGCAAATTTATCCTATGGGGGCAGAAAGGCATTTATCGTCAGTATTATCAGGCCATAAAAAAAGTCAGTATCACATTCGTGAGGATGTTGAAAATAAACATGTTCTTGTCATTCCCGGTCATGGCAATAGTAGTTTTTTATTGGCGGAGGCAGGTGCCAAATTGGTCACTGTTTATGATAAAGATCCTGTTACCATTACTTGGATGAAGGCATTTAAGAAATATTATCACTATCGAGAATTCAGCGCTGGAGGTAAACCTTATCCATCAATTGGCGAATTATTATCAGCACTTACCCGTTGGTACCCTCCTTTTCTTCGCTTGCCGGTAAGACAATCACTTAATTTAGCAGCTTGGATAATTAATCCTAAACTTCTGCGTCGCTCTTATCTTTTTTACATGCTAGACCTTGTTCGCCAAGCACTAAAAGCAAACACTCAGGATAATTTTGAATTAAATAAAAACATTCAATTTCAAGTAGGCGAAATTTCTCAACTAGTAAACACTTCACCACAACCGCTCTTCGATACTGCATTCATTCCTTATTTGCTTGGAGTAAAAAATGGCATTGAAAAAAAAGAAGAAATAATCGCATTTATGAAGCAAATTATTACACTTGTTCCACAGGGGTCGATTTTAATTAGCCCATCCAGAGATATTAAAGAGTTTTATTTTTTTGGCAGCCGCTATTTCATAACCAGTGGTTATGAAACCATTCATGCGATTCCAGAGTTATATCCCTATGCTGTCGCAGAAGATGATTGGTTTCGCTCTCAAGGCCTTACAGTTTTTCGTGCTTCAGCCAACGAACCATTACGCAAGGACAGCGAATGAATGATAAAAGCACTCATCAAAAGCTAAGCCGTGATCTGGGGCTCTCTGGCGCTACCATGCTAGGTTTAGGCTCTATTCTGGGTACAGGTGTATTTGTCAGCATAGGTGTTGCAGCAGGTGTGACAGGACCATCGGTTATTTTTGCCATTATACTTGCAGCGCTGCTTGCTACCTGCAATGCGTTATCGAGTGCACAACTTGCAGCCAATCATCCAGTAAGCGGGGGCACTTACGCCTATGGCTATCGCTACCTTCATCCTGCACTGGGATTCACCGCTGGCTGGATGTTTTTATGCGCCAAAACAGCTTCCGCTGCCACAGCTGCCTTGGGCTTTGCAGGCTATTTTTTACATCTGTGTGGGTTTCAAGCGCCAATTTTCACTATTCCAGTTGCCATAATAGTGATTTTTATATTAACTCTAATTGTATTAAGCGGTATAAAGCGTTCCAGCAAAACTAATTTACTTATCGTATCAATAACCCTTCTTTCTCTGTTAGCTTTTATCTTGTTGGGTTTTCCAAGCTTACAGCAAAATGGTAGGCAACACTTATTTCCCTTATTGCCAAAAATTGCTGATGGAGAATTAAGTCATTTCTTCTATGCAACTGCTTTAATGTTTGTGGCCTATACTGGCTATGGACGCATCGCTACCATGGGTGAAGAAGTTAAAAATCCTGCAAGTACTATACCCAATGCTATCATTCTGACTTTGATAATCAGTGCAGTTCTTTACATGTTAGTCGCTGTCATAGCCATTGGCTCTGTCGGTTCAGCTAAACTGGCCACTGTGACAGAAAGTCAGGCAACACCGCTAGAAATGGCAGCCAGCGCCATGAATATAACTGGACTCTCTATCTTCATTGCTATAGGCGCATGTACCGCTATGTTAGGAGTATTGCTGAATTTAATTTTAGGCCTTTCACGCATGATGCTGGCAATGGGGCGTCAACAGGATTTACCTCAAGTTTTTGCGATTATCTCCAGCAAACATCATACGCCTGTTGCAGCGGTAATTGTTATTGGTCTTCTCATTGCTGGTTTTGCCTTGTTGGGTAGCGTTAAAATCACTTGGTCCTTTAGTGCTTTTACTGTCTTAGTCTATTATTCGATTACCAATCTCGCAGCGCTCTGCCTACCGAAAGAACAGCGGCTCTATCCCACCTACGTTGCAGTAATAGGTCTGGTTTTCTGTTTGTTCCTGGCTTTCTGGGTTCCATTGGGTATTTGGCTATCAGGATTGTCGTTAATCGCCTTGGGCTTACTATGGCATGGATTTAATCGCCACTATTTAAAGACTGATTAAATGGATTAAAACCTCAGCAAATACTTATTAGATAGTACAGCCTCTTCTTGCAATATTAATGCGCGCCTGCTACTTGTTGATTGTGGGATGTATCCTTGTCATTGAATAATTTTCTGGTTAACAGGTAATATGAAACAGTCATTTTTATTGTTTGTGAGAAATTTCTATAAGAATAATAAAAAAGCAGTAACCCTCTTAACGGCTGGTAGCTTATTTTGGGCTTTCACTTTTCCCATTGCACCTTTACTTCTTGGATTAATAATCGATCAACTGAAAGAAATAGTTTCATCAACAACACAAAATTATACGTCGGTTATCGTCTCGGGGCTGGCATTTTTTTTGGTGCAATTTTTAAGAAATTGTAATTACTATTTAATCACAAAAAATTACACCGAAGGGTTAGCAAACAGTCAATCTCTTGCTGTTACTCAACTCTTTTCCTACCTCTGTCATAAGCCTCTCGATTATTTTGATCAACAAGCTTCAGGCGCATTAAGTGGAAAAGTCAATAACGTATTAACTGGACTTGATCCCATCATCACCAGCTTTTTCATTATTATTATGCCACAAATTATTGCTGTCACCTTGGCTGGTATTATTATGTCCTTTATTACTCCCTGGCTATCTCTGCTATTCTGGATATGGGCTGGTTCGGTTATTTATTTGACTTATAAAAGTTCAAAATTATCCCACTATTATGCTACATCGTATGCCCATTCACAAAGTGAATTAAGTGCTAATCTCACAGATACTTTGATGAATATTCAG
This region of Legionella clemsonensis genomic DNA includes:
- a CDS encoding M48 family metallopeptidase translates to MNKHTIEIDGIVVEILRKPIKNLHLRVYPPDGQVKVSAPLGYRLDAIHAQIQAKINWIHRQQQRFKTQQFHPGYNTGEQLYFLGNAYRLINFSQSTGSKVSRVNDAIHCYARRDATREEREKLIQAWHRQEMKALLPILIHHWEPVLGVQVKNWGIKNMKTRWGSCNIRAHRIWLNLRLMTKPIACLEYVVVHEMVHLLEKNHNKRFYALMDRFLPDWRQRQTLLEQY
- a CDS encoding 2OG-Fe(II) oxygenase, whose amino-acid sequence is MKNRNTLEDDIHQFGFHIVDNFLEPSHFQALRAMAESFYHGGQFRQAKIGQLQTAVRNDSIRTDQICWLDEPQDNPATTAFLTKIKEIAHRLNQRFFLGLIEFEMHFSIYQPGNFYRKHVDQFATTKNRRISCVYYLNERWEQEFAGELILYNCDNYYLTSILPEGNRFVCFTSDLPHEVRETKATRYSLTGWIKSRAIG
- a CDS encoding acetolactate synthase large subunit, with translation MKTQNTTNVAHLMVKCLEEEGVEYIFGLPGEENIDFIEALSSSKKIRFILTRHEQAASFMADIYGRLTGKPGVCLATLGPGAINLLLGTADANLDSSPLIAIAAQASLDRLNKESHQIIDLNRLFAPVTKWNAMISLPSVAPELIRKAFKLAQSERRGAVALILPEDVAKQRTSGQPLKPQWPKQTMPNLDQIKKAADYINRAERVIVLAGAGVYRHQAEEALTRFINQTKIPVATTFMAKGVVSADNPLVIGTIGFMRHDYSNFGFDEADVVITVGYDLVEYSPKSWNPEANKKIIHIHGIVAEVDSHYSLAVGIEGSITAALDALAKEIKPHDHRTKDTQALRAMLEQEITDHEQDEAFPLKPQRIIADLRKAMADSDIVLCDTGALKMWMARLYPCYQSNTCIISNSLATMGFTLPGAIAAKLVHSERKVVAVMGDGSFLMNSQEIETAKRENIPFVILIWRDEAYGLIQWKQDLEFGHSAHVTFSNPDFVKYAESFGIKAYSIKAAKDLLPTLKSALASNELVLIDCPVDYSENVKLTDKLGNLTGTI
- a CDS encoding ABC transporter ATP-binding protein; amino-acid sequence: MHALEIKQLRKIYANGIEALKGINLAVKKGDFFALLGANGAGKSTTIGLISTLLTKTSGKIFIHGYDLDENSEAAKSCLGLVPQEFNLNIFETCQQILINQGGFYGIGQKKASLRAESLLQQLGLWEKRNAIVRHLSGGMKRRLMIARALIHQPKVLILDEPTAGVDIEIRRSMWDFLTRTNEEGTTIILTTHYLEEAEQLCKHIAIIDQGQIVENTSMKNLLKSLTHQTFIFNTLTPIQELPQMKPFVVTLIDNNTFELRVDNQWSLNEVFAELTKHGLTIQSMRNKTNRLEELFLDLINHGH
- a CDS encoding ABC transporter permease → MAIKTQTIALYTLVKRELVRMFRIASQVFLPPVITTALYFLIFGSLIGQRIGSIQGVSYPEFIAPGLIMMSVITNAYSNVSTSLFSVRFQKSVEEMLVSPMHNGLLLLGYVLGGVLRGFIVAILVFIVSCFFLPINFTHLTLSIIVVLLVSALFSLAGFTNAMVARNFDDVMIIPTFVLAPLTYLGGVFYATDMLSPFWRTISHFNPILYMVNALRYAMIGQQEVNILTAMVIICIIVILLAALNMILLNKGVGLRD
- a CDS encoding SAM-dependent methyltransferase — its product is MDKNIAAIYVAKPEFLNTLCEELGEVTAIIEDLIFSPRKHLKACFAQDIWLEPKLVKFQSISEAVKILRQAGKFWYLHPISQIRRSRLIEAQLRQYPPLERHFPIAEIPSIGCFSLLDQHTLVYSNQRIKKWPQGQCFFIEDKINPPNRAYLKLWEALTLLEKYPKQGEWALDLGASPGGWTYVVQSLGAKVTAIDKAPLDAKIAKLPGVNFLQQSAFALEPAHVERSYDWVFSDIACYPERAYTLINKWIESGKARQLIFTIKLQGKTDLASIKPFQAIPNSYVTQLFYNKHETTFFYPAPSFILMKQTEARAQ
- a CDS encoding ABC transporter permease, whose translation is MIIQQISLSNQEKKWLHEQRVTRLTDNKEVQIYPMGAERHLSSVLSGHKKSQYHIREDVENKHVLVIPGHGNSSFLLAEAGAKLVTVYDKDPVTITWMKAFKKYYHYREFSAGGKPYPSIGELLSALTRWYPPFLRLPVRQSLNLAAWIINPKLLRRSYLFYMLDLVRQALKANTQDNFELNKNIQFQVGEISQLVNTSPQPLFDTAFIPYLLGVKNGIEKKEEIIAFMKQIITLVPQGSILISPSRDIKEFYFFGSRYFITSGYETIHAIPELYPYAVAEDDWFRSQGLTVFRASANEPLRKDSE
- a CDS encoding APC family permease — protein: MNDKSTHQKLSRDLGLSGATMLGLGSILGTGVFVSIGVAAGVTGPSVIFAIILAALLATCNALSSAQLAANHPVSGGTYAYGYRYLHPALGFTAGWMFLCAKTASAATAALGFAGYFLHLCGFQAPIFTIPVAIIVIFILTLIVLSGIKRSSKTNLLIVSITLLSLLAFILLGFPSLQQNGRQHLFPLLPKIADGELSHFFYATALMFVAYTGYGRIATMGEEVKNPASTIPNAIILTLIISAVLYMLVAVIAIGSVGSAKLATVTESQATPLEMAASAMNITGLSIFIAIGACTAMLGVLLNLILGLSRMMLAMGRQQDLPQVFAIISSKHHTPVAAVIVIGLLIAGFALLGSVKITWSFSAFTVLVYYSITNLAALCLPKEQRLYPTYVAVIGLVFCLFLAFWVPLGIWLSGLSLIALGLLWHGFNRHYLKTD